A genomic region of Pseudoxanthomonas suwonensis contains the following coding sequences:
- the hemE gene encoding uroporphyrinogen decarboxylase has protein sequence MSDTPANDRLLRALRRQPVDRTPVWLMRQAGRYLPEYRASRAAAGSFLAMAKNPELACEVTLQPLRRFPLDAAILFSDILTVPDAMGLGLYFADGEGPKFERPVRDEADVARLAVPDMETELRYVMDAVRTIRRELGDSVPLIGFSGSPWTLACYMVEGGGSDNYGRIKAMAFSRPELLHRMLGVVTDAVIAYLAAQRAAGAQALQVFDTWGGVLSPSLYREFSLPYLERIARELERGEGDDRTPLILFGKGNAPYLEELAASGTDAVGVDWLVGLGEAARRTGGRVAVQGNLDPATLYASPQAIAREAARVLDDYAAGNGGSREGHVFNLGHGMSPDMDPEHVAALVEAVHAHSAR, from the coding sequence GTGTCCGACACCCCCGCCAACGACCGCCTGCTGCGCGCCCTGCGCCGGCAACCCGTGGACCGCACCCCCGTCTGGCTGATGCGCCAGGCCGGCCGCTACCTGCCCGAGTACCGCGCCAGCCGCGCCGCCGCCGGCAGCTTCCTGGCCATGGCCAAGAACCCCGAACTGGCCTGCGAGGTCACCCTGCAGCCGCTGCGCCGGTTCCCGCTGGACGCGGCGATCCTGTTCTCCGACATCCTCACCGTGCCCGACGCGATGGGCCTGGGCCTGTACTTCGCCGACGGCGAAGGCCCGAAGTTCGAGCGCCCGGTGCGCGACGAGGCCGACGTGGCCAGGCTGGCCGTGCCGGACATGGAAACCGAACTGCGCTACGTGATGGACGCGGTGCGCACCATCCGCCGCGAGCTCGGCGACTCGGTCCCGCTGATCGGCTTCTCCGGCAGCCCGTGGACCCTGGCCTGCTACATGGTCGAAGGCGGCGGTAGCGACAACTACGGCCGGATCAAGGCGATGGCCTTCAGCCGGCCCGAGCTGCTGCACCGCATGCTGGGCGTGGTCACCGACGCGGTGATCGCCTACCTGGCCGCGCAGCGTGCCGCCGGCGCGCAGGCGCTGCAGGTGTTCGACACCTGGGGCGGGGTGCTGTCGCCGTCGCTGTACCGCGAGTTCTCGCTGCCGTACCTGGAACGCATCGCCCGCGAACTGGAACGCGGCGAGGGCGACGACCGCACCCCGCTGATCCTGTTCGGCAAGGGCAACGCGCCGTACCTGGAGGAATTGGCCGCCAGCGGCACCGACGCGGTCGGCGTGGACTGGCTGGTCGGCCTGGGCGAGGCCGCGCGCCGCACCGGCGGCCGCGTCGCCGTGCAGGGCAACCTGGACCCGGCCACGCTGTACGCCAGCCCGCAGGCGATCGCCCGCGAGGCCGCGCGCGTGCTCGACGACTACGCCGCCGGCAATGGCGGCTCGCGCGAGGGCCACGTGTTCAACCTCGGCCACGGCATGTCGCCGGACATGGACCCCGAGCACGTCGCCGCGCTGGTCGAGGCGGTGCACGCGCACAGCGCGCGCTGA
- a CDS encoding WGR domain-containing protein, with amino-acid sequence MRILLQQPPAPGEAPRYLQLTLQPDLFGGWELLRESGQIGGRAQLRREQYLLQGEATAAFEKARDSQLKRGYRMVFVSGAEPPK; translated from the coding sequence ATGCGCATCCTCCTGCAGCAGCCCCCGGCCCCGGGCGAAGCACCCCGCTACCTGCAGCTGACCCTGCAGCCGGACCTGTTCGGCGGCTGGGAACTGCTGCGCGAGAGCGGCCAGATCGGCGGCCGCGCCCAGCTGCGGCGCGAGCAGTACCTGCTCCAGGGCGAGGCCACCGCCGCCTTCGAGAAGGCCCGCGACAGCCAGCTCAAGCGCGGCTACCGGATGGTGTTCGTCAGCGGCGCCGAACCGCCGAAGTAG